A window of the Streptomyces sp. NBC_00250 genome harbors these coding sequences:
- a CDS encoding enoyl-CoA hydratase/isomerase family protein, protein MSIRVERDKETGVAVVTLDRAEKHNAITLEMARELSAVWRGFRYEDDVRAIVVTGAGGRAFCTGIDRAAVGNVPQPSSPYTIDDPLLTIGPKANDLWKPVVAAVEGMACGGAFYLLGESEFLVAGEDATFFDPHTTYGMVSAFETVHMAQRMPYGEIARMALMGSAERISARRAHETGLVSELTPPGGALAAAREAAAVIAGHPTEAVQGTVRALWSVKEAARAQALAHAPHLVALGNLPPERQTGLFTGRGKGYRTR, encoded by the coding sequence ATGAGCATCCGTGTCGAGCGGGACAAGGAGACCGGGGTCGCGGTCGTCACCCTCGACCGGGCCGAGAAGCACAACGCGATCACCCTGGAGATGGCCCGCGAGCTGAGCGCCGTCTGGCGGGGATTCCGGTACGAGGACGACGTCCGCGCGATCGTCGTCACCGGGGCCGGGGGGCGGGCCTTCTGCACCGGCATCGACCGGGCGGCCGTCGGGAACGTGCCGCAGCCCTCGTCCCCGTACACGATCGACGATCCGCTCCTCACGATCGGCCCCAAGGCCAACGACCTGTGGAAGCCGGTCGTCGCCGCCGTCGAGGGCATGGCCTGCGGCGGGGCGTTCTACCTGCTCGGCGAGTCCGAGTTCCTGGTCGCCGGCGAGGACGCCACCTTCTTCGACCCGCACACCACCTACGGCATGGTCAGCGCCTTCGAGACCGTTCACATGGCGCAGCGGATGCCGTACGGGGAAATCGCCCGGATGGCCCTGATGGGCAGCGCCGAACGGATCTCGGCCCGGCGGGCGCACGAGACGGGGCTCGTCTCCGAGTTGACCCCGCCCGGCGGTGCGCTGGCCGCCGCGCGCGAGGCGGCCGCCGTCATCGCGGGCCACCCGACGGAGGCGGTGCAGGGGACGGTCCGGGCGCTCTGGTCGGTGAAGGAGGCGGCCAGAGCCCAGGCGCTCGCGCACGCGCCGCATCTGGTCGCCCTGGGGAACCTGCCGCCGGAGCGTCAGACGGGCCTGTTCACGGGGCGGGGGAAGGGCTACCGGACGCGCTAG
- a CDS encoding Zn-ribbon domain-containing OB-fold protein, with product MLTPVTDEDGAPFWEYAARGELRVQSCADCGELRFPPRPCCPHCQSFASEWRLMSGRGRIWSYVLPHPPLLPEYAAQAPYNAVLVELADAPRVRLVGNVVAAPDAPLNSVDPSRLRIGAPVKVAFAEIDGVTVPRWLLERG from the coding sequence ATGCTGACTCCCGTCACCGACGAGGACGGTGCCCCCTTCTGGGAGTACGCCGCCCGGGGCGAACTGCGCGTCCAGAGCTGCGCCGACTGCGGCGAGCTCCGCTTCCCGCCCCGCCCCTGCTGCCCGCACTGCCAGTCCTTCGCGAGCGAATGGCGCCTGATGTCCGGCCGCGGCCGCATCTGGTCGTACGTGCTCCCCCACCCGCCCCTCCTGCCCGAGTACGCCGCCCAGGCCCCGTACAACGCGGTGCTCGTCGAACTCGCCGACGCCCCCCGCGTCCGCCTCGTCGGCAACGTGGTCGCCGCCCCGGACGCCCCCCTGAACTCGGTCGACCCGAGCCGGCTCCGCATCGGCGCCCCGGTGAAGGTGGCGTTCGCCGAGATCGACGGCGTCACCGTCCCGCGCTGGCTCCTGGAGCGCGGATGA
- a CDS encoding lipid-transfer protein, whose translation MLKDATAIVGIGQTTFAKQLPETEKTLACRAILAALDDAGIDPSEVDGFASYTMEETDEVEVAKAIGAGDVTFFSKVGYGGGGSCATVGHLAAAVATGQASVGVAWRSRKRGSGPRPWKNTAVQLPTPGQWTRPFGLLRPADEIGMLARRYMHEYGATRDHLFNVALACRNRANQNPAAIMYERPLTREMYMTSRWISEPLCLFDNCLETDGALACVIVSAERARDCRQKPVYVHSAAQGLPAQHHGMVNYWNDDPLSGPAWTAARHLWKQADFGPQDVDVAQIYDAFTPLVPLSLEGYGFCGRGEGAAFTEGGALEIGGRLPLNTGGGGLSEAYVHGFNLINEGVKQLRGTSTAQVPDAATCLVTAGEGVPTSAILLRS comes from the coding sequence TTGCTCAAGGACGCAACGGCCATCGTCGGGATAGGTCAGACCACCTTCGCCAAACAACTCCCCGAGACGGAGAAGACACTCGCCTGCCGGGCGATCCTCGCCGCCCTCGACGACGCCGGCATCGACCCCTCCGAGGTCGACGGCTTCGCCTCGTACACGATGGAGGAGACCGACGAGGTCGAGGTCGCCAAGGCCATCGGCGCCGGCGACGTCACCTTCTTCTCCAAGGTCGGCTACGGCGGCGGCGGTTCCTGCGCCACCGTCGGCCACCTCGCCGCCGCCGTCGCCACCGGACAGGCGAGCGTCGGCGTCGCCTGGCGGTCCCGGAAGCGGGGCAGCGGCCCCCGCCCCTGGAAGAACACCGCCGTCCAGCTGCCCACCCCCGGCCAGTGGACCCGCCCCTTCGGGCTGCTCCGCCCCGCCGACGAGATCGGCATGCTCGCCCGCCGCTACATGCACGAGTACGGCGCCACCCGCGACCACCTCTTCAACGTGGCCCTGGCCTGCCGCAACCGCGCCAACCAGAACCCGGCCGCGATCATGTACGAACGCCCGCTGACCCGCGAGATGTACATGACCTCCCGCTGGATCAGCGAACCCCTCTGCCTCTTCGACAACTGCCTGGAGACCGACGGCGCGCTGGCCTGCGTCATCGTCTCCGCCGAGCGGGCCCGCGACTGCCGGCAGAAGCCCGTGTACGTCCACTCCGCCGCCCAGGGCCTGCCCGCCCAGCACCACGGCATGGTCAACTACTGGAACGACGACCCGCTCTCCGGCCCCGCCTGGACCGCCGCCCGCCACCTCTGGAAGCAGGCCGACTTCGGCCCCCAGGACGTCGACGTCGCCCAGATCTACGACGCCTTCACCCCGCTCGTCCCGCTCTCCCTGGAGGGCTACGGCTTCTGCGGCCGCGGCGAGGGGGCCGCCTTCACCGAGGGCGGCGCCCTGGAGATCGGCGGCCGACTGCCCCTCAACACCGGCGGCGGCGGACTCAGCGAGGCGTACGTCCACGGCTTCAACCTCATCAACGAAGGCGTGAAGCAACTCCGCGGCACCTCCACCGCCCAGGTCCCCGACGCCGCCACCTGCCTGGTCACGGCGGGCGAGGGAGTCCCCACCTCCGCCATCCTCCTCAGGAGCTGA
- a CDS encoding FadD3 family acyl-CoA ligase, with protein MRGDLEWGTIPGLVRAAAERYGAREAVVDGRNRVTYAELDERVERAAAACLATGIRTGDRVAIWAPNTLDWIVSALGAVTAGAVLVPLNTRFKGTEAAHILQRSRARLLFVTGTFLGTSYVASLRRSGVDLPDLEKVVVLGDTAPEEWTTWKEFLAEGDAVPADRVRARAAAIDPAAPSDIIYTSGTTGRPKGAVISHAQSLRCYAVWSALAGLREGDRYLVVNPFFHTFGYKAGILACLMRGAVIVPQSVFTVDTVLANIAAERVTVLPGPPTLHQSLLDHPARPAHDLSSLRLVVTGAAVVPLRLVERLRTELGVGTVLTAYGLSEASGIVTMCRREDPAETVATTSGRAIPGTEVRVSPTGEVLVRGHHVMSGYFEDEAETAAAIDEAGWLHTGDIGVLDEKGNLRITDRLKDMFIVGGFNAYPAEIEQLLGLHPDIADVAVIGVPDPRLGEVGKAFAVRRPGARVTADDLIAWSRREMANYKVPREVEFVTELPRNASGKVVKGELRGR; from the coding sequence ATGCGCGGCGACCTGGAGTGGGGCACGATCCCCGGTCTCGTCCGGGCGGCGGCCGAGCGGTACGGCGCACGGGAGGCGGTCGTCGACGGCCGCAACCGGGTCACGTACGCCGAACTCGACGAACGCGTCGAACGGGCGGCGGCGGCCTGCCTCGCCACCGGCATACGAACGGGGGACCGGGTCGCGATCTGGGCCCCCAACACGCTCGACTGGATCGTCTCCGCGCTCGGCGCGGTCACCGCCGGGGCCGTCCTCGTCCCCCTCAACACCCGCTTCAAGGGCACCGAGGCCGCCCACATCCTCCAGCGCTCCCGGGCCCGGCTGCTGTTCGTCACCGGCACCTTCCTCGGCACCTCGTACGTGGCCTCCCTGCGCCGCTCCGGGGTCGACCTGCCGGACCTGGAGAAGGTCGTGGTCCTCGGCGACACCGCGCCCGAGGAGTGGACCACCTGGAAGGAGTTCCTCGCGGAGGGCGACGCGGTCCCGGCCGACCGGGTCCGCGCGCGGGCCGCCGCCATCGACCCCGCGGCCCCCTCCGACATCATCTACACCTCCGGCACCACCGGCCGCCCCAAGGGCGCCGTCATCAGCCACGCCCAGAGCCTTCGCTGCTACGCGGTCTGGTCCGCACTCGCCGGCCTCCGCGAAGGCGACCGCTACCTCGTGGTCAACCCCTTCTTCCACACCTTCGGCTACAAGGCCGGCATCCTCGCCTGTCTGATGCGGGGCGCGGTGATCGTCCCCCAGTCCGTCTTCACCGTCGACACCGTCCTCGCCAACATCGCCGCCGAACGCGTCACCGTGCTGCCCGGCCCGCCCACCCTCCACCAGTCCCTCCTCGACCACCCCGCCCGCCCCGCCCACGACCTGTCCTCGCTCCGCCTCGTCGTGACGGGCGCGGCGGTCGTCCCCCTCCGCCTGGTCGAGCGCCTCCGCACGGAGCTGGGCGTCGGCACGGTCCTCACCGCGTACGGCCTCTCCGAGGCGAGCGGCATCGTCACCATGTGCCGCCGCGAGGACCCGGCCGAGACGGTGGCCACCACATCGGGCCGCGCGATCCCCGGCACCGAGGTCCGGGTCTCGCCGACGGGCGAGGTCCTGGTCCGCGGCCACCACGTGATGAGCGGTTACTTCGAGGACGAGGCGGAGACGGCGGCGGCGATCGACGAGGCCGGCTGGCTCCACACGGGGGACATCGGCGTCCTCGACGAGAAGGGCAACCTGCGCATCACCGACCGCCTCAAGGACATGTTCATCGTGGGCGGCTTCAACGCCTACCCCGCCGAGATCGAGCAACTCCTCGGCCTCCACCCCGACATCGCGGACGTCGCCGTCATCGGCGTCCCCGACCCGAGGCTCGGCGAGGTCGGAAAGGCCTTCGCGGTACGGAGGCCGGGGGCGAGGGTCACGGCGGACGACCTGATCGCCTGGTCGCGACGGGAGATGGCGAACTACAAGGTGCCGAGGGAGGTCGAGTTCGTGACGGAACTCCCGAGGAACGCGAGCGGGAAGGTGGTGAAGGGGGAGCTGCGGGGCCGCTGA
- a CDS encoding DUF2079 domain-containing protein codes for MAVITTPPTVVRRSTGFRTAPAVLSAVFFVLYAALALREHARFRTTGYDLGIFGQAVRAWSEGRLPASEIRAATAPAGFAGDAYPLLGDHFHPVLALLGPVYRLVPRVETLLVAQAALVALGVYVIARAARRHLPDRRFAPLAIGTACGLGWGTQALLGFDFHEVAFAVPLLALACRAYLDGRTRAAACWAAALLLVKEDLGATAAVFGLLLTRQDRRTGLVLAAGSVLGMFLIVYGVIPAFAADGRYVYLSQASGAYGLLDGWPVKSLTVLALLAATGGLVLRSPLALLLLPTLAWRFTSANPAHWEPGLHYSAVLVPIAFAALVDALRRGARLRIRLPLPLPVAARLPMAGVPVVLPLVTALLMLPFQPLGSLATPGFWRDGPREAAARQALELVPDGARVAASNSLAPHLTDRATVHLVADGVLDRRPAVDWIVADVRDSYPADAVDRVVRRAGERGWRVVRESEGIVVLLRGS; via the coding sequence ATGGCTGTGATCACCACTCCCCCGACCGTCGTACGCCGCTCCACGGGCTTCCGTACCGCCCCCGCCGTCCTCTCCGCCGTCTTCTTCGTCCTGTACGCGGCCCTCGCCCTGCGCGAGCACGCCCGCTTCCGGACGACCGGCTACGACCTGGGGATCTTCGGGCAGGCGGTCCGCGCGTGGTCGGAGGGGCGGTTGCCGGCCTCGGAGATCCGGGCCGCGACGGCCCCGGCCGGGTTCGCGGGGGACGCGTATCCGCTGCTCGGCGACCACTTCCATCCGGTCCTGGCCCTCCTCGGACCGGTCTACCGCCTCGTCCCCCGCGTCGAGACGCTCCTGGTCGCGCAGGCCGCGCTGGTCGCCCTCGGGGTGTACGTGATCGCCCGCGCCGCCCGACGGCACCTGCCGGACCGCCGGTTCGCCCCGCTGGCGATCGGGACGGCGTGCGGGCTCGGCTGGGGGACGCAGGCGCTGCTCGGCTTCGACTTCCACGAGGTCGCCTTCGCCGTACCGCTGCTCGCCCTCGCCTGCCGCGCGTACCTCGACGGGCGGACCCGGGCCGCCGCCTGCTGGGCGGCCGCGCTGCTCCTGGTGAAGGAGGACCTGGGGGCGACGGCGGCCGTGTTCGGGCTGCTGCTCACGCGGCAGGACCGGCGCACGGGTCTCGTCCTCGCCGCCGGGTCCGTGCTCGGCATGTTCCTGATCGTGTACGGGGTGATCCCGGCGTTCGCGGCGGACGGGCGGTACGTGTACCTGAGCCAGGCCTCCGGGGCGTACGGGCTCCTCGACGGCTGGCCGGTGAAGTCGCTGACCGTGCTGGCGCTGCTCGCCGCGACCGGCGGGCTCGTGCTGCGCAGCCCGCTGGCCCTGCTGCTGTTGCCCACCCTGGCCTGGCGGTTCACCTCGGCCAATCCGGCGCACTGGGAGCCGGGGCTGCACTATTCGGCGGTGCTGGTGCCGATCGCCTTCGCGGCCCTGGTGGACGCGCTGAGGAGGGGCGCACGGCTGCGGATACGGCTGCCGCTCCCCCTCCCGGTGGCCGCACGGCTGCCGATGGCCGGCGTCCCCGTGGTCCTTCCGCTCGTCACCGCCCTCCTCATGCTTCCCTTCCAGCCCCTCGGCTCCCTCGCCACCCCCGGTTTCTGGCGCGACGGCCCCCGCGAGGCCGCCGCCCGGCAGGCCCTGGAGCTGGTGCCCGACGGGGCCCGGGTCGCGGCGAGCAACAGTCTCGCCCCGCATCTGACCGACCGGGCGACCGTGCACCTGGTCGCGGACGGGGTGCTCGACCGCCGTCCGGCGGTGGACTGGATCGTGGCGGACGTCCGGGACTCGTACCCCGCCGACGCGGTCGACCGTGTGGTGCGGCGGGCCGGGGAACGGGGGTGGCGGGTGGTGCGGGAGTCGGAGGGGATCGTGGTTCTGCTCAGAGGGTCCTGA
- a CDS encoding response regulator transcription factor, whose protein sequence is MRVLVIEDEERIAASLRRGLSAVGYTVDVAHDGVTGLHLAREHRYAAVLLDIMLPGLNGYQVCSRLRAEDNDVPVMMLTAKNGEYDEAEGLDTGADDYLAKPFSYVVLEARLRALLRRGGARTRTVLECGDLWLDPARRACGRGATVIPLTPKEFAVLHCLLLRLDEVVPTLDVLDEVWSADFTGDPNIVHVYISAVRRKIDAPFGTETIETVRGAGYRVVGVRG, encoded by the coding sequence ATGCGCGTACTGGTGATCGAGGACGAGGAGAGGATCGCCGCGTCCCTGCGGCGCGGCCTCTCCGCCGTCGGATACACGGTCGACGTCGCCCACGACGGCGTCACCGGACTGCACCTGGCCCGGGAGCACCGCTACGCGGCCGTCCTCCTCGACATCATGCTGCCCGGCCTCAACGGCTACCAGGTCTGCTCCCGGCTCCGCGCCGAGGACAACGACGTGCCGGTGATGATGCTCACCGCCAAGAACGGCGAGTACGACGAGGCCGAGGGCCTCGACACCGGCGCCGACGACTACCTCGCCAAGCCCTTCTCGTACGTCGTCCTGGAGGCCCGGCTCCGCGCCCTGCTGCGCCGGGGCGGGGCCCGCACCCGTACCGTCCTGGAGTGCGGCGACCTGTGGCTCGACCCGGCCCGCAGGGCGTGCGGCCGGGGAGCGACCGTGATCCCGCTGACCCCGAAGGAGTTCGCGGTGCTGCACTGCCTGCTGCTGAGGCTCGACGAGGTCGTGCCGACGCTCGACGTCCTCGACGAGGTGTGGTCGGCGGACTTCACCGGCGACCCGAACATCGTGCACGTCTACATCAGCGCGGTACGGAGGAAGATCGACGCCCCCTTCGGGACGGAGACGATCGAGACGGTGCGGGGTGCGGGGTATCGGGTGGTGGGTGTACGTGGCTGA
- a CDS encoding ATP-binding protein → MAELGRRYRPVWASGLVATLVVAAAVCALEYADRRAGPRSPVIAVLIRDDRVGPQVELLTDIGPWVGMLCVAAACWLAGAGRRTAVRLRTTGAAAVTSGALFATYCAWLARENPVKPWLVAEEAFRWGLMFIGPSAGLLTAAVVWTTLGSGAGRLPYRSRTVLAAATTTGGLFAVAIEVLRRAQPEFQEPGNDVYWIMLTTGAPLVALLTGVLVHVTATHSLRPVEAIRAELADITGQSLDRRVPVPPTDDVIARLAITTNDTLDRLEQASARQQQFVADAAHELRSPLAALRAQLETSLRHPDWVADWPTAMAEAADDVVRLQTLADDLLLLASHRATAPPRETVDLAALAEDLVREHQHLPDATGLVVTCEAPAPALVDGNATRLERLLRNLLANACRHAESEVTVTVTVTAPATVTLTVADDGPGIPPADRSRVFDRFTRLDASRTRTSGGAGLGLPIARDIAADHAGTLTIEDAARGALLVARFPEGHSLGRTASEAGAALPGPEPEPVRRPLTRNRTIGLALALSAALTVGLTAWAARDTRPWDVSCEPDLAHEEYVPAAMSRLAYAKVEKPVSFVPDGGIGIQRVRLRVLHPLKGEVPTTLTLAQGVGVDPRGGYTSSDPLNPVLVPGRTYVVGYDQDPADVDGVGWTSYAKQEPATSLPRWRSYVAEGAVAPRDPRCDAPM, encoded by the coding sequence GTGGCTGAGCTCGGGAGACGGTACCGGCCGGTCTGGGCATCGGGACTCGTGGCCACCCTCGTCGTCGCGGCGGCGGTGTGCGCACTGGAGTACGCGGACCGGAGGGCCGGCCCGCGCTCACCGGTCATCGCCGTCCTCATCCGCGACGACCGCGTCGGCCCGCAGGTGGAACTGCTCACCGACATCGGCCCGTGGGTCGGGATGCTGTGCGTCGCCGCGGCCTGCTGGCTGGCCGGGGCCGGTCGGCGCACGGCGGTACGGCTCCGCACCACCGGGGCCGCCGCCGTGACCTCGGGCGCCCTGTTCGCGACGTACTGCGCGTGGCTCGCCCGGGAGAACCCCGTCAAGCCGTGGCTCGTCGCGGAGGAGGCCTTCCGCTGGGGCCTGATGTTCATCGGACCCTCCGCGGGCCTCCTGACGGCGGCGGTCGTGTGGACGACGCTCGGCAGCGGCGCGGGCCGGCTCCCGTACCGCAGCCGCACGGTCCTGGCGGCGGCGACCACGACCGGCGGACTGTTCGCGGTGGCCATCGAGGTACTGAGACGGGCACAGCCGGAGTTCCAGGAACCCGGCAACGACGTGTACTGGATCATGCTGACCACGGGTGCGCCCCTCGTCGCGCTGCTCACCGGCGTACTCGTCCACGTCACGGCGACGCACTCGCTCCGCCCCGTCGAGGCGATCCGGGCCGAACTCGCCGACATCACCGGCCAGTCGCTCGACCGGCGGGTCCCCGTCCCGCCGACGGACGACGTGATCGCCCGCCTCGCGATCACCACCAACGACACCCTCGACCGCCTCGAACAGGCCTCGGCGCGGCAGCAGCAGTTCGTGGCCGACGCCGCCCACGAACTCCGCAGCCCGCTCGCGGCCCTGCGCGCCCAGCTGGAGACGTCCCTGCGCCACCCGGACTGGGTCGCCGACTGGCCGACGGCGATGGCCGAGGCGGCGGACGACGTCGTACGGCTCCAGACGCTCGCCGACGACCTGCTGCTCCTCGCGAGCCACCGGGCCACGGCGCCGCCCCGCGAGACGGTCGACCTGGCGGCCCTCGCCGAGGACCTGGTCCGCGAACACCAGCACCTGCCGGACGCGACCGGACTCGTGGTGACCTGCGAGGCCCCGGCCCCGGCGCTCGTCGACGGCAACGCGACCCGGCTGGAGCGCCTGCTCCGCAACCTCCTGGCGAACGCCTGCCGTCACGCGGAGTCGGAGGTGACGGTCACCGTCACCGTCACGGCGCCCGCCACCGTCACCCTGACCGTGGCGGACGACGGCCCCGGCATCCCGCCCGCCGACCGCTCCCGCGTCTTCGACCGCTTCACCCGCCTCGACGCCTCCCGCACCCGCACATCGGGCGGCGCGGGCCTGGGCCTCCCCATCGCCCGCGACATCGCCGCGGACCACGCGGGCACCCTGACCATCGAGGACGCGGCACGGGGGGCGCTCCTGGTGGCCCGCTTCCCGGAGGGACACTCCCTCGGCCGGACGGCATCCGAAGCGGGGGCCGCGCTCCCCGGTCCCGAACCGGAGCCCGTGCGGCGGCCCTTGACCCGGAACCGGACCATCGGCCTTGCGCTCGCCCTCTCGGCAGCGCTCACCGTCGGTCTCACCGCCTGGGCCGCGCGGGATACCCGCCCCTGGGACGTCTCGTGCGAACCGGACCTGGCCCACGAGGAGTACGTCCCCGCCGCGATGAGCCGCCTCGCCTACGCGAAGGTGGAGAAGCCCGTCAGCTTCGTGCCGGACGGAGGCATCGGAATCCAACGGGTCCGCCTCCGTGTCCTGCACCCGCTGAAGGGCGAGGTCCCCACGACGCTCACCCTCGCCCAGGGCGTGGGCGTGGATCCCCGGGGCGGGTACACGAGCAGCGATCCTCTGAACCCGGTCCTCGTTCCCGGCCGCACCTATGTCGTCGGCTACGACCAGGACCCAGCCGATGTCGACGGCGTCGGCTGGACGAGCTACGCGAAACAGGAACCGGCCACATCCCTGCCCCGCTGGAGGTCGTACGTGGCCGAGGGAGCGGTGGCCCCACGGGACCCGCGGTGCGACGCCCCGATGTGA